The proteins below come from a single Serratia ficaria genomic window:
- a CDS encoding LacI family DNA-binding transcriptional regulator — protein MSIEKVAKLAGVSAATVSRVLNGQQIVKPATRDRVLAAIRECDYQPNLLARQLRTARSRMLLVLVSSITNPFCSLVVRGIEEEAERHGYHILLCNSESNPTRESAYLSLLSGKVVDGVITMDAVSCLPGLTAMIGDFPWVQCGEGDPHFRASSVTIDNHQAAMAGVRYLAAQGRRRIALINSDMRYLYSQQREQGYRQALAELGLDYCRVEYVEGLEYAAGALAMSRLLDAQPRPDAVFAISDVIAGGAMSTLHRQGLAIPAEVAVMGFDGVPFGAVTTPPLTTVEQPMHQFGVRSVQLLLEKIKNPQQPPSNDVLDWRLVRRGSA, from the coding sequence ATGTCGATAGAAAAGGTGGCGAAACTCGCCGGCGTCTCCGCCGCAACCGTCTCGAGGGTGTTGAACGGCCAGCAAATCGTCAAACCGGCCACCCGCGACAGGGTGCTGGCGGCGATCCGCGAATGCGACTATCAGCCCAACCTGCTGGCGCGCCAGCTGCGCACCGCACGCAGCCGCATGCTGCTGGTGCTGGTCTCCAGCATCACCAACCCCTTTTGTTCGCTGGTGGTGCGCGGCATCGAAGAAGAAGCCGAACGCCACGGCTACCACATTCTGCTGTGCAACTCCGAATCCAACCCGACGCGCGAATCCGCCTACCTCAGCCTGCTGAGCGGCAAAGTGGTGGACGGCGTGATCACCATGGACGCCGTCAGCTGCCTGCCCGGCCTGACCGCCATGATCGGCGATTTCCCCTGGGTGCAGTGCGGCGAAGGCGATCCCCACTTTCGCGCCTCGTCGGTCACCATCGACAACCACCAGGCGGCGATGGCCGGCGTGCGCTATCTGGCGGCGCAGGGCCGACGGCGCATTGCGCTGATCAACAGCGATATGCGTTACCTCTATTCACAGCAGCGGGAACAGGGTTACCGACAGGCGCTGGCCGAACTGGGGCTGGACTATTGCCGGGTGGAATACGTTGAGGGGCTGGAATATGCCGCCGGCGCGCTGGCGATGAGCCGGCTGCTGGACGCGCAACCGCGGCCGGATGCGGTGTTCGCCATCTCCGACGTGATCGCCGGCGGCGCGATGAGCACCCTGCACCGGCAGGGGTTGGCGATCCCGGCTGAGGTGGCGGTAATGGGCTTCGACGGCGTGCCGTTCGGCGCCGTCACCACCCCGCCGCTGACCACCGTCGAACAGCCGATGCACCAGTTTGGCGTGCGTAGCGTGCAGTTGCTGCTGGAAAAAATCAAAAACCCGCAGCAGCCGCCGAGCAATGACGTGCTCGACTGGCGGCTGGTGCGACGCGGTTCGGCCTGA
- a CDS encoding sugar phosphate isomerase/epimerase family protein, whose amino-acid sequence MKTIQGPGLFLAQFIGAQAPFDTLDGLADWAAGLGFKSLQIPTGTPSIFDLERAAHCQEYCDEVRERLARRGLAISELSTHLQGQLVAVHPAYDAAFDGFAPPPLRGNPQARQAWATEQLLMAAQASRRLGLTAHVTFSGALAWPYFYPWPPHNALLLEEAFSQLAQRWRPILDAFDDAGVDLCYELHPGEDLHDGVTFERFLRQVGNHPRCHILYDPSHLHLQQMDYLGFIDLYHSRIRAFHVKDAEYRPSARSGVYGGYQPWLERPGRFRSLGDGQIDFPAIFSKLAQYDFPGWATLEWECCLKSPEVGAREGAEFIARHIIPVAGRAFDDFAAGGGEARQIKKMLGIGEQP is encoded by the coding sequence ATGAAGACCATTCAGGGGCCGGGACTGTTTCTGGCGCAGTTTATCGGCGCGCAGGCGCCGTTTGATACGTTGGACGGGCTGGCCGACTGGGCCGCCGGGCTGGGGTTCAAAAGCCTGCAGATCCCGACCGGCACGCCGTCCATTTTTGACCTGGAGCGGGCGGCGCATTGCCAGGAATATTGCGACGAGGTGCGCGAACGGCTGGCGCGGCGCGGCCTGGCGATTTCCGAACTGTCCACGCATCTGCAGGGGCAGCTGGTGGCGGTGCATCCGGCTTACGATGCGGCCTTCGACGGCTTCGCTCCGCCGCCGCTGCGCGGCAACCCGCAGGCGCGGCAGGCATGGGCGACCGAGCAGCTGCTGATGGCGGCGCAGGCGTCGCGGCGGCTCGGACTGACGGCGCACGTGACCTTTTCCGGCGCGCTGGCCTGGCCTTACTTCTATCCCTGGCCGCCGCACAACGCCCTGTTGCTGGAGGAGGCCTTCAGCCAGCTGGCGCAGCGCTGGCGGCCGATCCTCGACGCCTTCGACGATGCCGGCGTCGATCTCTGCTATGAGCTGCATCCGGGGGAAGACCTGCACGACGGCGTGACCTTCGAGCGCTTCCTGCGCCAGGTCGGCAATCACCCGCGCTGCCACATTTTGTACGACCCCAGCCATCTGCATTTGCAACAGATGGACTACCTCGGGTTTATCGATCTGTATCACTCGCGCATCCGGGCGTTTCACGTTAAAGACGCCGAGTATCGGCCCAGCGCCCGCAGCGGCGTCTATGGCGGCTATCAGCCATGGCTGGAAAGGCCGGGACGTTTTCGTTCGCTCGGCGACGGGCAGATAGACTTCCCGGCGATTTTCAGCAAGCTGGCGCAGTACGACTTCCCCGGCTGGGCCACGCTGGAATGGGAGTGCTGCCTGAAGTCGCCGGAGGTTGGCGCGCGGGAAGGGGCCGAGTTCATCGCCCGCCATATCATTCCGGTCGCCGGCCGGGCGTTTGATGATTTCGCCGCCGGCGGCGGCGAAGCCAGACAGATTAAAAAGATGCTGGGCATCGGAGAGCAGCCATGA
- the tauB gene encoding taurine ABC transporter ATP-binding subunit, which yields MLNVNHLSAEYQGRPALRDVSFQIAPGQLVVVLGPSGCGKTTLLNLIAGFIEPSAGSIRLDGTPVNGPGAERGVVFQHEGLLPWRNVADNVEFGLQLAGVGKAQRRQVAQQMLQRVGLAGYEQHFIWQLSGGMRQRVGIARALAADPRLLLLDEPFGALDAFTREQMQELLLTIWRDTGKQVLLITHDIEEAVFLASELLLLSPGPGQVVERLALNFGRRYADGEPCRAIKSDPEFIAQREYVLGKVFQQREALP from the coding sequence ATGCTAAACGTTAACCATCTTTCGGCAGAGTATCAGGGGCGTCCCGCGCTGCGCGACGTCTCGTTCCAGATAGCCCCCGGGCAGCTGGTGGTGGTGCTCGGCCCGTCGGGCTGCGGCAAAACCACGCTGCTGAATTTGATCGCCGGGTTTATTGAGCCATCAGCCGGCAGCATCCGGCTGGATGGAACGCCGGTTAACGGCCCGGGGGCCGAACGGGGCGTGGTGTTCCAGCATGAGGGTTTACTGCCGTGGCGCAACGTGGCGGATAACGTCGAATTCGGCTTGCAGCTGGCCGGCGTGGGCAAAGCGCAGCGCCGCCAGGTAGCGCAGCAGATGCTGCAGCGCGTGGGGCTGGCCGGCTACGAACAACACTTTATCTGGCAGCTCTCCGGCGGCATGCGCCAGCGCGTCGGCATCGCCCGCGCGCTGGCGGCCGATCCGCGCCTGCTGCTGCTGGACGAACCCTTCGGCGCGCTGGACGCCTTCACCCGCGAACAGATGCAGGAGCTGTTGCTGACCATCTGGCGCGACACCGGCAAGCAGGTGTTGCTGATCACCCACGACATCGAAGAGGCGGTATTCCTCGCCAGCGAGCTGCTGCTGCTTTCGCCGGGGCCGGGGCAGGTAGTGGAGCGGTTGGCGCTGAACTTCGGCCGGCGCTACGCCGACGGCGAACCCTGCCGTGCGATCAAGTCCGATCCTGAATTTATCGCGCAGCGCGAATACGTGCTGGGCAAAGTCTTCCAACAGCGCGAGGCATTGCCATGA
- a CDS encoding LysE family translocator: protein MELSLFLSMLGFLWVAAITPGPNNMLLTTSGANFGFMRSLWLMIGIMLGMQSILLLVAFGVGSLILVYPSLHLILKILGSLYLLWLAWKVATAAYEKLETDVAPPKPVRLYQGWLLQFLNPKAWLMALGAVASFSLAGDEYNHSIAAIALGILVVNIIAGIIWLGFGTVIGRLLRSKKAWIIFNVSMGLLTAACVLLIWH, encoded by the coding sequence ATGGAACTGAGTTTATTTCTTTCGATGTTAGGCTTCCTGTGGGTAGCCGCCATCACGCCTGGCCCCAATAATATGTTACTGACCACCTCCGGCGCCAATTTCGGCTTTATGCGCTCGCTGTGGCTGATGATCGGCATCATGCTCGGCATGCAAAGCATCCTGCTGCTGGTGGCGTTCGGCGTCGGCAGCCTGATCCTGGTTTACCCGTCGCTGCACCTGATCCTGAAAATTCTCGGTAGCCTGTATCTGCTGTGGCTGGCGTGGAAAGTCGCCACCGCCGCCTATGAAAAGCTGGAGACCGACGTGGCGCCGCCCAAACCGGTGCGTTTGTATCAGGGCTGGCTGCTGCAGTTCCTCAACCCCAAGGCCTGGCTGATGGCGCTGGGCGCGGTGGCGAGCTTCAGCCTGGCGGGCGACGAGTATAACCATTCCATCGCGGCGATTGCGTTGGGCATTCTGGTGGTGAATATTATCGCCGGCATTATCTGGCTGGGATTCGGCACGGTGATCGGCCGCCTGCTGCGCAGCAAGAAAGCCTGGATTATCTTCAACGTTTCCATGGGGTTGTTGACCGCAGCCTGCGTGTTGCTGATCTGGCACTGA
- the tauA gene encoding taurine ABC transporter substrate-binding protein produces MAGKLFSLRSAALLVLSLSAASAYAVDVTVAYQTSAEPAKVAQAENSFAKRSGATVDWRKFDSGSSVLRALASGDVQIGNIGSSPLAVAASQKLPIEVFLIASQLGSSEALVVKNDIKSPKDLIGKRIAVPFISTTHYSLLASLKHWGIKPEQVKILNLQPPAIAAAWQRGDIDGAYVWAPVVNELAKQGKVLTDSEQVGQWGSPTLDVWVVRKDFADKHPEVVTAFAASALQAQKAYLAEPEKWLKDQGNLSTLARLSGVPEAQVPELVKGNRYLPVADQITQLGQPVDKAIRDTAEFLKQQGKIPQVDGDYSAYVTDRFVKQVQAAPQS; encoded by the coding sequence ATGGCGGGCAAACTCTTTTCCTTACGCAGCGCGGCGCTGCTGGTGTTGTCGCTCAGCGCGGCCAGCGCCTACGCGGTGGACGTGACCGTGGCGTACCAGACCTCGGCGGAGCCCGCCAAGGTGGCGCAGGCGGAAAACAGCTTCGCCAAAAGATCCGGCGCCACCGTCGACTGGCGCAAATTCGACAGCGGCTCCAGCGTGCTGCGCGCGCTGGCTTCCGGTGACGTGCAGATCGGCAACATCGGCTCCAGCCCGTTGGCGGTCGCCGCCAGCCAGAAGCTCCCCATCGAAGTGTTTCTCATCGCCTCGCAGCTCGGCAGCTCCGAGGCGCTGGTGGTGAAGAACGACATCAAGAGCCCGAAAGATCTGATCGGCAAGCGCATCGCGGTGCCGTTCATCTCCACCACCCATTACAGCCTGCTGGCCTCGCTCAAGCACTGGGGCATCAAACCCGAACAGGTGAAAATCCTTAACCTGCAGCCGCCGGCCATCGCCGCCGCCTGGCAGCGCGGCGATATCGACGGCGCGTACGTCTGGGCGCCGGTCGTTAACGAGCTGGCCAAGCAGGGCAAGGTGCTGACCGACTCCGAACAGGTGGGGCAATGGGGTTCGCCGACGCTGGACGTGTGGGTGGTGCGCAAAGACTTCGCCGATAAGCATCCCGAAGTGGTGACCGCCTTCGCCGCCAGCGCCCTGCAGGCGCAAAAAGCCTATCTGGCGGAGCCGGAAAAATGGTTGAAGGATCAGGGCAACCTCAGCACCCTGGCGCGCCTGAGCGGCGTGCCCGAGGCGCAGGTGCCGGAACTGGTGAAGGGCAACCGCTATCTGCCGGTGGCGGATCAGATAACCCAGCTTGGCCAGCCGGTGGACAAGGCCATTCGCGACACCGCCGAATTCCTTAAACAGCAGGGCAAAATCCCGCAGGTCGACGGCGATTACAGCGCCTATGTGACCGACCGCTTTGTGAAACAGGTGCAGGCTGCGCCGCAGTCGTAA
- a CDS encoding PhzF family phenazine biosynthesis protein codes for MTENYFHVVAFTGDGLRGNPAGVCLLPQPLPAARMQAIANEIGLPETSFVWDDGDMTAIRWFTPEREVDLCGHGTLAAAHVMFSAVNPALQDIRFRSAGGELYVKRDAQDGERLVLDFPSRPPQKVAEPAGLAALLGARPQEVWQANALLAVLGNEAQLRALQPDIPALIALAGRAVIVSAPGEDVDFVSRYFTLDGGEDPVTGSAHCTLLPYWTARLGRHRLHARQISARGGELFCEQKGDRTLIGGYAQTFLRGEISL; via the coding sequence ATGACGGAAAACTATTTCCACGTCGTCGCCTTTACCGGTGACGGCCTGCGCGGCAATCCGGCCGGCGTTTGCCTGTTGCCGCAGCCGCTGCCGGCGGCGCGGATGCAGGCCATCGCCAACGAAATCGGCCTGCCGGAAACCAGTTTCGTCTGGGATGACGGCGACATGACGGCGATCCGCTGGTTCACCCCCGAGCGTGAAGTGGACCTGTGCGGGCACGGCACGCTGGCGGCCGCGCACGTGATGTTCAGCGCGGTCAATCCGGCGCTGCAGGATATCCGTTTCCGCTCGGCCGGCGGCGAGCTGTACGTCAAGCGCGACGCGCAGGACGGCGAGCGCCTGGTGCTCGATTTCCCGTCGCGGCCGCCGCAGAAGGTCGCGGAGCCCGCCGGGCTGGCGGCGCTGCTGGGCGCCAGGCCGCAGGAAGTGTGGCAGGCCAACGCGCTGCTGGCGGTGTTGGGGAATGAGGCGCAGCTGCGGGCGTTGCAGCCGGATATCCCGGCGTTGATCGCGTTGGCCGGCCGCGCGGTGATCGTCAGCGCGCCGGGCGAGGACGTGGACTTCGTCTCGCGCTATTTCACCCTGGACGGCGGCGAAGATCCGGTAACCGGCTCAGCGCACTGCACGCTGCTGCCTTACTGGACGGCGCGTCTTGGCCGCCACCGGCTGCACGCGCGGCAGATCTCGGCGCGCGGCGGCGAGTTGTTCTGCGAGCAGAAGGGCGATCGCACGCTGATCGGCGGCTATGCGCAGACATTTTTACGCGGTGAAATCAGCCTGTAA
- a CDS encoding Gfo/Idh/MocA family protein, translating to MADLRVLVVGCGNMGASHAEAYHGMAGVEICGLVARGDTRRRLNARLGGGYPEFIDFAQALAVTRPDAVCLTTWPDTHEPYALAALAAGCHLFIEKPLATTVAGAERVIAAARAAGRQVVVGYILRHHPSWRQFVELARGLGKPLVMRMNLNQQSHGAMWDVHRNLMQSLSPIVDCGVHYLDVMCQMTESEPIGVSAIGARLSDALPPEMYNYGQLQVRFADGSVGWYEAGWGPMISETAFFVKDVIGPLGAVSIVARQAAGASDNVDAHTRTESLRIHYAQLDGANRFVRPDRWIDCQDEPDHLALCLSEQRYFLQAIREGLDLGRHWQDAVNSLRVVLAADEAVRSQKTVTLGRKGS from the coding sequence ATGGCTGATTTACGCGTACTGGTGGTGGGCTGCGGCAATATGGGGGCTTCGCACGCCGAAGCTTACCACGGCATGGCGGGCGTCGAGATTTGCGGGCTGGTGGCGCGCGGCGATACCCGGCGCCGGCTCAATGCCCGGCTGGGCGGCGGCTACCCGGAGTTCATCGACTTCGCGCAGGCGCTGGCGGTTACGCGCCCGGATGCGGTCTGTCTGACCACCTGGCCTGACACCCACGAACCCTATGCGCTGGCGGCGCTGGCCGCCGGCTGCCATCTGTTTATTGAAAAGCCGCTCGCCACCACCGTGGCCGGGGCGGAGCGGGTGATCGCCGCCGCGCGCGCCGCCGGTAGGCAGGTGGTGGTCGGGTATATCCTGCGGCATCACCCGTCGTGGCGGCAGTTTGTCGAGCTGGCGCGCGGCCTGGGCAAGCCGCTGGTGATGCGCATGAACCTCAACCAGCAGAGCCACGGCGCGATGTGGGACGTGCATCGCAACCTGATGCAGTCGCTGTCGCCGATCGTCGACTGCGGCGTGCATTACCTCGACGTCATGTGCCAGATGACCGAGTCGGAACCGATCGGCGTCAGCGCCATCGGCGCGCGGCTGAGCGATGCGCTGCCGCCGGAGATGTACAACTACGGCCAGCTGCAGGTGCGCTTCGCCGACGGCTCGGTCGGTTGGTACGAAGCGGGCTGGGGGCCGATGATCAGCGAAACCGCTTTTTTTGTGAAAGACGTCATCGGCCCGCTGGGGGCGGTTTCGATCGTGGCGCGGCAGGCGGCGGGAGCGTCGGATAACGTCGACGCCCATACCCGCACCGAATCGCTGCGCATCCATTACGCGCAGCTCGACGGCGCCAATAGGTTCGTTCGCCCGGACCGCTGGATCGACTGTCAGGACGAACCGGATCATCTGGCGCTGTGCCTGAGCGAGCAACGTTACTTTTTGCAGGCGATACGCGAAGGGCTGGATCTTGGCCGCCACTGGCAGGATGCGGTGAACAGCCTGCGAGTGGTATTGGCGGCGGATGAAGCGGTGCGCAGCCAGAAAACGGTAACCTTAGGGAGAAAAGGATCATGA
- a CDS encoding Gfo/Idh/MocA family protein, which produces MRLRLGMVGGGEGAFIGAVHRLAARMDDEFELVAGAFSSDAENCRRTGERLHLDPQRCYRDFSRMAQAEAARADGIDAVAIVTPNYLHAPVASAFLNAGIDVICDKPLCNSYAEALQLAETVRRSGRQLILTHNYSAYPLVREARSRVLAGELGELRFIEVEYLQEWLAQPLELTDNKQAGWRAQPEKAGAGCIGDVGTHAWQLAQFVSGLLPQAISAELSTFIAGRRLDDDVRVQMRYANGAKGRLWASQVACGHENGLRLRVYGSEGSLAFCQEQPNQLWVRPRDAPAYCITRASSFQYAENRQLARVPAGHPEGYLEGFGQIYREAARRLREGPQAAPLLPGIEAGVQGMAFIDAAQRSSLAGGEWIDIEEFIFH; this is translated from the coding sequence ATGAGATTACGCTTGGGCATGGTCGGGGGCGGCGAAGGGGCGTTTATCGGCGCGGTGCATCGGTTGGCGGCGCGGATGGACGACGAGTTTGAGCTGGTGGCCGGGGCCTTCTCCTCCGACGCCGAAAACTGCCGCCGCACCGGCGAACGGCTGCACCTCGATCCGCAGCGCTGTTACCGCGACTTCAGCCGGATGGCGCAGGCGGAAGCGGCCCGCGCCGACGGCATCGATGCGGTGGCGATCGTGACCCCTAACTACCTGCATGCGCCGGTGGCGAGCGCCTTCCTCAACGCCGGCATCGACGTCATCTGCGACAAACCGTTGTGCAACAGCTACGCCGAGGCGCTGCAGCTGGCCGAGACGGTGCGGCGCAGTGGGCGGCAGCTCATTCTGACCCATAACTACAGCGCCTATCCGCTGGTGCGCGAGGCGCGCAGCCGGGTGCTGGCCGGTGAGCTGGGAGAGCTGCGCTTTATCGAGGTGGAGTATCTGCAGGAGTGGCTGGCGCAGCCGCTGGAGCTGACCGACAACAAGCAGGCCGGTTGGCGCGCTCAGCCGGAGAAGGCCGGCGCCGGCTGCATCGGCGACGTGGGTACCCACGCCTGGCAGCTGGCGCAGTTTGTCAGCGGCCTGCTGCCGCAGGCGATCAGCGCCGAACTCAGCACCTTTATTGCGGGCCGCCGGTTGGATGACGACGTGCGGGTGCAAATGCGTTACGCCAACGGTGCCAAAGGCCGCCTGTGGGCCAGCCAGGTGGCCTGCGGGCACGAAAATGGCCTGCGGCTGCGGGTATACGGCAGCGAGGGCAGCCTGGCGTTTTGCCAGGAGCAGCCGAACCAGCTGTGGGTGCGCCCGCGGGACGCGCCGGCCTACTGCATTACCCGCGCGTCGTCTTTCCAGTATGCGGAGAACCGCCAGCTGGCGCGGGTGCCTGCGGGCCACCCCGAAGGGTATCTGGAGGGCTTCGGCCAGATCTACCGCGAGGCCGCGCGCCGGCTGCGTGAAGGGCCGCAGGCTGCGCCGCTGCTGCCGGGGATTGAAGCCGGGGTGCAGGGCATGGCGTTTATCGACGCGGCCCAGCGCAGCAGCCTCGCCGGTGGAGAGTGGATCGATATAGAAGAATTCATATTTCATTAA
- a CDS encoding GNAT family N-acetyltransferase — protein MQLSLAQQGDRQEIARLIQLSTNAWYRRHGMGDIFPAEPDGCGLFVDVYRRLDPDRHWIVRDEQGVLCGSCFFHPRATHLGLGIMNVHPDYFGRGIAAQLIVKADELAGDLPIRLLSSALNLDSYALYHRAGFTPYAMYQDMAIPVPAEGFPALRLTRGRVRAARPDDLAGILQLERELLGIERRRDIDDFLNDAGGLWRTAVWELDGGIGGYLASVAHPALRMLGPGCSHSEEIALELIGWMLDRHHRGETPVVLVPARRSALSQVLLQWGGRICELHVAQVKGHAQQPGGVVMPSFLPESG, from the coding sequence ATGCAACTTTCATTAGCGCAACAGGGCGATCGCCAGGAGATTGCACGGCTGATTCAGCTATCGACCAACGCCTGGTATCGGCGTCACGGCATGGGCGACATTTTCCCCGCCGAGCCGGACGGCTGCGGGCTGTTCGTCGACGTATATCGCCGGCTGGATCCCGACCGGCACTGGATAGTGCGCGATGAACAGGGGGTGCTGTGCGGCTCCTGCTTTTTCCACCCGCGCGCTACGCATCTCGGGCTGGGCATCATGAATGTGCATCCCGATTATTTCGGCCGCGGCATCGCCGCGCAGTTGATTGTCAAGGCCGACGAGCTGGCGGGCGATTTGCCTATCCGGCTGTTGTCCAGCGCGCTGAACCTCGACTCCTACGCGCTGTATCACCGCGCCGGCTTTACCCCTTATGCGATGTATCAGGATATGGCGATCCCGGTGCCGGCCGAGGGATTTCCCGCTCTGCGGCTGACGCGCGGCCGGGTGCGCGCCGCCCGGCCGGACGATCTGGCCGGTATCCTGCAGTTGGAACGAGAGCTGTTGGGCATCGAACGGCGGCGAGACATCGACGACTTCCTCAATGACGCCGGCGGACTGTGGCGCACTGCGGTGTGGGAGCTGGACGGCGGCATCGGCGGTTACCTGGCCTCGGTGGCGCACCCGGCTTTGCGCATGCTGGGGCCGGGCTGCAGCCACAGCGAAGAGATCGCGCTGGAGCTGATCGGCTGGATGCTGGATCGGCATCACCGCGGCGAAACGCCGGTGGTGCTGGTGCCGGCCCGGCGTTCCGCCCTCAGCCAGGTGCTGCTGCAGTGGGGCGGGCGGATTTGCGAATTGCATGTGGCGCAGGTGAAAGGCCATGCGCAGCAACCCGGCGGTGTGGTTATGCCGTCCTTCCTGCCGGAAAGCGGTTAG
- the tauC gene encoding taurine ABC transporter permease TauC: MSLHSTLKRAAQQPQAGTARRFSLPRNVWLSGATLLTVLAIWWGVTALNLISPLFLPAPQQVLHQLITIASPQGFMDATLWQHLAASLGRILVALLAAVIVGVPVGIAMGLNDRVRGILDPLIEIYRPVPPLAYLPLMVIWFGIGETSKILLIYLAIFAPVTLSAVAGVRSVAQVRVRAARALGANRWQLLRFVVLPSALPEILTGIRIGLGVGWSTLVAAELIAATRGLGFMVQSAGEFLATDVVLAGIGVIAIIAFGLELGLRALQRRLTPWHGVQQ, translated from the coding sequence ATGAGCCTGCATTCTACCCTGAAGCGCGCGGCGCAGCAGCCGCAGGCCGGGACCGCGCGCCGTTTCAGCCTGCCGCGCAACGTTTGGCTGAGCGGTGCCACCCTGCTGACGGTGCTGGCCATCTGGTGGGGCGTGACCGCGCTGAACCTGATCAGCCCGCTGTTTTTACCGGCGCCGCAGCAGGTGCTGCATCAATTAATCACTATCGCCAGCCCGCAGGGCTTTATGGACGCCACCCTGTGGCAGCATTTGGCGGCCAGCCTGGGGCGCATTCTGGTGGCGCTGCTGGCGGCGGTGATCGTCGGCGTTCCGGTGGGCATCGCCATGGGGCTGAACGACAGGGTGCGCGGCATTCTCGACCCGCTGATTGAAATTTACCGCCCGGTGCCGCCGCTGGCCTATCTGCCGTTGATGGTGATCTGGTTCGGCATTGGCGAAACATCGAAAATACTGTTGATTTATCTGGCCATTTTCGCGCCGGTGACGCTTTCCGCGGTAGCGGGGGTGCGCAGCGTGGCGCAGGTGCGAGTGCGCGCGGCGCGCGCGCTGGGCGCCAACCGCTGGCAGCTGTTGCGTTTCGTGGTGCTGCCGAGCGCGCTGCCGGAGATCCTGACCGGCATCCGTATCGGGCTGGGCGTCGGCTGGTCGACGCTGGTGGCCGCCGAACTGATCGCCGCCACGCGCGGCCTGGGATTTATGGTGCAATCCGCCGGTGAGTTTCTGGCGACCGACGTGGTGCTGGCCGGCATCGGCGTGATTGCGATTATTGCATTTGGGCTGGAGCTGGGGCTGCGCGCCCTGCAGCGCCGATTGACCCCCTGGCATGGAGTACAGCAATGA
- a CDS encoding MFS transporter — protein MQTDSAALGAKSVEFKWVVPRLALMMFLQFFVWGAWYVTLGVVMGKYGLAAIIGDAYSTGPIASILSPFVLGMVVDRFFASQKVLGVLHLIGAGLLWLMPGFFSSGQSGLLWVIFGYMLCYMPTIALSNNVAFYSLSNSEKAFPVVRAFGTFGWIVAGLIVGAGGLSDSTGIFTLAAAASLVLAIYSFTLPHTPAPERGKPVKMRDLLCADAFAMLKQRHFLVFIICATLISIPLAAYYAYAAPFVAATGFSNVGGVMSLGQMSELFFMLLIPFLFARLGIKAMLLIGMLSWFLRYVMFALGITEELRWMIYLGIILHGMCYDFFFVIGFIYTDKVAGDKVKGQAQSLLVLFTYGLGMLIGSQISGALFNRLVTAEGAAALPQWQSFWWYPAVGALVIAALFFFTFNYRETPQGEKRDG, from the coding sequence ATGCAAACTGACAGCGCGGCCCTGGGGGCCAAAAGCGTCGAATTCAAATGGGTAGTGCCGCGGTTGGCGCTGATGATGTTCCTGCAGTTCTTTGTCTGGGGCGCCTGGTACGTCACGCTCGGCGTGGTGATGGGCAAGTACGGGCTGGCGGCGATCATCGGCGACGCCTATTCCACCGGCCCGATCGCCTCGATCCTGTCGCCGTTCGTGCTGGGCATGGTGGTGGACCGTTTCTTCGCCTCGCAGAAGGTGCTGGGTGTCCTGCACTTGATTGGCGCCGGGCTGCTGTGGCTGATGCCGGGTTTCTTCAGCAGCGGGCAGAGCGGCCTGCTGTGGGTCATCTTCGGCTACATGCTGTGCTATATGCCGACCATCGCCCTCAGCAACAACGTGGCGTTTTACAGCCTGAGCAACAGCGAGAAGGCCTTCCCGGTGGTGCGGGCGTTCGGCACCTTCGGCTGGATCGTCGCCGGCCTGATCGTCGGCGCCGGCGGGCTGTCCGACAGCACCGGCATTTTCACGCTGGCGGCGGCGGCTTCGCTGGTGCTGGCCATTTACAGCTTTACCCTGCCGCATACCCCGGCGCCGGAGCGCGGCAAGCCGGTAAAAATGCGCGACCTGCTGTGCGCCGATGCGTTCGCCATGCTGAAACAGCGGCATTTCCTGGTGTTCATCATCTGCGCCACGCTGATTTCCATTCCGCTGGCGGCCTATTACGCCTATGCCGCGCCCTTCGTGGCGGCCACCGGCTTCAGCAACGTCGGCGGCGTGATGTCGCTGGGGCAGATGTCCGAGCTGTTCTTTATGCTGCTGATCCCCTTCCTGTTCGCCCGGCTGGGCATCAAGGCGATGTTGCTGATCGGCATGCTGTCCTGGTTCCTGCGCTACGTGATGTTCGCGTTGGGCATCACCGAGGAGCTGCGCTGGATGATTTACCTCGGCATCATCCTGCACGGCATGTGTTACGACTTCTTCTTTGTGATCGGTTTTATCTACACCGACAAGGTGGCGGGCGATAAGGTCAAGGGACAGGCGCAGAGCCTGCTGGTGCTGTTCACCTACGGACTGGGCATGCTGATCGGCTCGCAGATCAGCGGCGCGTTGTTCAACCGCCTGGTAACGGCGGAAGGGGCGGCGGCGTTGCCGCAGTGGCAGAGCTTCTGGTGGTATCCGGCGGTCGGCGCGCTGGTTATCGCCGCGCTGTTCTTCTTTACCTTCAACTACCGGGAAACCCCGCAGGGGGAGAAGCGAGATGGCTGA